The window TTGATGCACTGGACCTTCTTGGCACCAGAGTTATCGGCCACGTCGAGCTTGGATTCAACCTGAATCATGGTATTTCCTCCTAAACCCTAGACGGCCTTCTCGAGAATCTGCACCAAGTGCCAACGCTTACGCTTGGACATGGGGCGGGATTCAACGATCTGCACCTTATCGCCAACACCGCAGTCATTGCTCGGATCGTGAGCCATGAACTTCTTACGGCGACGGATATACTTCTTCAGCAGCGGATGCTTCACCAGGGTCTCGACGCGGACGACAATGGTCTTGTCAGCTTTGTCGGAGACGACCAGGCCGGTGAGCACGCGCCTGTTGCCTTTGTATTTGAACTCAGCCATTTCTCTACGCTCCCTGTCGTTCCTTCTGAATAGTCAGGATACGGGCGATGGTCTTTTTGGCGCCGCTCAGAGCACGGGTGTCTTCCAGCTGGGCAGTGGCATGCTTAAAGCGAATACCAAACAGCTCCTGGCGGGTTTCAACCAACTTCTCGTTGAGCTTAGCGTCATCCAGTTCACGAAGTTCCTTGATGGACAGCATATTACATACCCTCCTTCACAACGATGGCAGTCTTGATGGGCAGCTTGTAGGAAGCACGCTTGAGGGCTTCCTTCGCGAGCTCAATGTCGACGCCTTTTACTTCGTACATGATACGACCCGGTTTCACCGGTGCAACCCAACCTTCGGGAGCACCTTTACCCTTACCCATGCGGACTTCCGCGGGCTTGGAGGTGACGGGGAAATCAGGGAAGATACGGATCCAGACCTTACCACCGCGCTTGATGTGACGCATAATGGCGACACGAGCGGATTCAATCTGCTGGCTGGTGATCTTTCCGTGCTCCAATGCCTTCAGGCCGATTTCGCCGAAGGACACACTGTTACCCCGTTGGGCCTTGCCTCTGAGGCGGCCTTTCTGCCGCTTTCTGAATTTAACTCTTTTTGGAGCAAGCATTACTGTTCAACCTCTTTGTCAAGAATCTCACCCTTGAAGATCCAGACCTTGACACCGATTACGCCGTAGGTGGTGGCAGCTTCGGCGAAACCGTAGTCGATGTCGGCACGGAGAGTGTGCAGGGGCACACGCCCATCACGGTACCATTCGCCGCGTGCGATTTCAGCGCCGGCGAGACGGCCTGCACACGCGATTTTGATACCCTCGGCGCCGAATTTCCTGGCAAGGCCCACCGTACGCTTCATGGCACGGCGGAAGGCAATTCGACGTTCGAGCTGCTGGGCAATGTTCTCAGCTACGAGCTGAGCTTCAACCTCCGGTCGACGGATCTCGTTGACCTCAATGGTGAATTCAGTTTGAAACTTGTTGCGGAGTTCTTCGCGCAACTTTTCTATCTCTACACCCTTGCGACCGATAACGATACCGGGACGCGCGGTGTGGATGATCAGGCGAACCTTACCGCCGGCGCGCTCGATTTCGAGACGAGCGATACCAGCCTGGTAGAGTTTCTTCTTAACGAACTTGCGGATCTGGTCGTCCTGGAGCACGAATGCACCGTAGTCTTTCTTGCTGTACCAGCGAGAGATCCAGTTCTTGTTATAACCGAGACGGAAACCGTAAGGATGTACTTTCTGTCCCATACTACTGCTCCTTGACCACGATGGTGATGTGGCTGGTACGCTTGCGGATACGGTATGCGCGGCCCATGGCACGCGGCTGAATACGTTTCCAGGTCGGGCCTTCGTTGACGATGACCGAATCAACGATCAGGGAGTCAACGTCCACGCCGGGCATCTGCTCTGCATTAGAAATGGCAGAGTAGAGAACCTTGCCGAGAATCTTGGCGGGCTTCTTGGGGGTGAAGCGGAGGATGTTCAGAGCATCCTCTACACCCTTACCCTTGATATTCTCAGCGACCAAGCGGGTCTTACGCGGAGACACACGAATGAATTTTGCTACTGCTTTAGCTTCCATGATGTCCTCCTACCCTACTTCTTTTTCTTATCGGCGGCGTGGCCGAAGTAGGTACGGGTGGGTGAGAACTCACCGAGTTTGTGACCGACCATATTTTCGGTCACGAAAACCGGGATGAACTTGCGACCGTTGTGAACGGCGAAGGTCATACCGACCATCTCGGGGAAGATCGTAGAACGGCGGGACCAAGTCTTGATCACACGGCGGTCCTGGTTCTCGGAAGCGGCTTCGACTTTCTTCATAAGGTGGCCGTCAATGAACGGGCCTTTCTTAAGAGATCTAGGCATTAATTATACTCCTACTTCTGGCCGCGGCGTTTGACGATAAGCTTCGAGGAAGCCTTCTTCTTGTTGCGAGTCTTGTAACCCTTGGCAGGGGTGCCCCACGGAGAAACCGGGTGACGACCACCAGAGCTACGGCCCTCACCACCACCCAGCGGGTGATCGATCGGGTTCATTGCAACACCACGAACCTTCGGACGACGACCGAGCCAGCGATTACGGCCAGCCTTACCGATCTTGATGTTCTCGTGATGAATATTACCAACCTGACCAACGGTAGCACAGCAGGTGGCGAGGACCTTGCGGACTTCACCGGAGGGCATACGCAGCAGTGCGTACTTGCCTTCCTTAGCGATCAGCTGGGCGTAGGTACCGGCTGCACGGCAGAACTGGCCACCCTTTCCGGGGTGCAGTTCGATGTTGTGCACGATGGTACCAGTCGGAACCTGGGACAGCTTCATGGCGTTACCGGGCTTGATGTCAGCACCCTCGCCTGCGAGGATCTGATCGCCCTGGTTCAGGCCAACAGGAGCCAGGATGTAGCGCTTTTCACCGTCTGCGTAGTGCAGAAGAGCGATACGAGCGCTGCGGTTGGGATCGTACTCGATCTCAGCGACCTTGGCGGGAATGCCAAGCTTGTTACGCTTGAAATCGATGATGCGGTACAGAGTCTTGTGACCACCACCGCGACGGCGCATGGTGACACGACCATTGTTGTTGCGACCGGCCTTTTTGGTCAGGCCTTTGGTCAGCGACTTCTCGGGAGTGGTCCGGGTGATCTCAGCAAAATCGGAGATCGTCTGGAACCGGCGGCCCGGAGAAGTAGGCTTCAGCTTACGGGTTGCCATGGTTTACACTCCTTCGAAGATTTCGATTTTATCGCCTTCCGCGAGCTTGACGTAGGCCTTCTTGTATCCCGGAATACGACCGGTGATACGACCAAACTTCTTGCGCGGCATGGCCTTCTTGCGAATGATGTTAACGGACTCGACCTTGACTTCGAAAGCGGCCTCAACTGCCTTCTTCACCTCGATCTTGTTGGTATCGGGATGAACGTAGAAAGCAACGTGGTTGGACTGCTCTTTCGCGTCGTTAGCCTTCTCAGACACAACGGGCTTCAGCAAAACTTTGGAGTAATCCATTACTTCAACCTCTCTTGAACGTCCTGAGCGGCAGACTCGAGCATAACCAGCTCGGGGTACAGCAGCACGTCATACACATTCAGCTTGTCGGCTTCGATGACCTTGATGTGGGGCATGTTCCGTGCGGAAAGCACCAGCTTCTCGTCAGCGTCTTTGGCGACGATCAGGGTCTTGCCGAGGCCGAGCTTATCAGCAACGGCCGCAAAAGCCTTGGTCTTAACCTCTGCGAGGTCGATGGACTTGACCACAGTCAGCTTCTCTTCAGAGACGCGAGAGGACAGAGCCATCTGCAGGGCCAGCTTGCGGACCTTCTTGTTAACCTTGAAAGAATAGTCACGGGGCTGCGGACCAAAAGTGATTCCGCCGCCGCGCCACAGGGGCGAACGAGAGGAACCGGCACGTGCACGGCCAGTACCTTTCTGACGCCAAGGCTTACGACCACCACCACGCTTCAGACCGCGGGTCTTGGTGGCATGGGTGCCCTGACGGACAGCTGCGCGCTGGTAGCGAACTACCAGATTGAGGATCTCGGGCTGAATTTCAACCTCGAAGACCTCAGGGGCCAGCTCGATGTCGCCAACTTTAGTATTATTCTGATCTACAACTTGCAATTTTGCCATGATGATTCCCCCTAACCGTTCTTGCGGAGCATGATGAGACCGCCGTTGGCTCCGGGGATCTGCCCCTTCACCACGAGGACATTATCCTCAGGACGAACATCAACGATTTCCACGTTGCTAACGGTTACACGGGCGTTACCCATCTGGCCGGGCATCTTCTTGCCCTTCCAGACGCGGCCCGGGAAGGTGGCGTTACCGACAGAGCCGGGAACGCGGTGAACTTTTTCTGCACCGTGGGATGCACGAGAGCCAGCGAAGTTGTGACGCTTCATGACACCCTGGAAACCTTTACCTTTGGAGGTACCGGTTACCTTGATCTTGTCGCCAACAGCGAAAATATCAACGGTGATTTCCTGGCCGAGTTCGTACTCTTCCACATTATCAAGGGGAAATTCCTTGAGGGTGCGGTAGAGATCCTTACCAGCCTTGGCCATGTGGCCTTTCATGGGCTTGTTCACCTTGCGTTCAGCAATGGCGTCGTAGCCAAGCTGCAGGGCGTTGTAGCCTTCCTTGTCGTCAGTCTTGATCTGCATGATCGGACAAGGGCCTGCCTCAATAACAGTAACAGGGCAGATGGTACCGTCATCTTTAAAGATGCGGGTCATGCCCAGCTTCTTGCCGAGAATACCAAGAGTCTTAGCCATAATAACTAATCCTCCTAGAGTTTGATCTCGACGTCCACGCCTGCGGGCAAGGAAAGCTTGCCGAGAGCGTCAACAGTCTGCTGGGTGGGTTCAAGGATATCCAGAAGGCGCTTGTGAATGCGCATTTCAAACTGCTCACGGGACTTCTTGTCAACGTGAACGGACTTCTGGATGGTGGTACGATGAATGCGGGTCGGCAGCGGCACGGGGCCGGCAATTGCCGCACCAGTATTCTTGGCGGTGTCAACGATTTCGGTGACAGCCTTATCAAGAATACGGTAATCGTATGATCTCAGTTTAATTCTGATGCGATCGCTCGCCATCGAAGCAGCCATAGTGCTTTCTCCTCAAAGGATTTATCTTTGCTCGCGCCACTTTTGTACGTCCGTAACAAAAACGGCGCAGTTCATTGCAGCGGTCGGGTGATGTACACCCGACCAGCCAAACTGTCAAGCAAAGGGAAAATCCCGGCTCGTCGTTAATCTTTCTGTGTCATCAACTCTTCAGCCAAGCTGTTCGGCACTTTCTCGTAGTGATCGAACTGCATGGTGAAGGTTGCACGGCCCTGGGTCTTGGAACGCAGATCGGTAGCATATCCGAACATTTCGGACAGCGGCACGAAGGAGCGAACCACCTGAACACCGGGGCGAGCTTCCATTTCGCCAACACGACCGCGGCGACCATTCAGGTCACCCATGACGTCACCGAGGTAATCCTCAGGGGTGACGACTTCTACGGACATGATGGGCTCAAGCAGAACCGGCTTGGCCTGCTTGCAAGCTTCCTTGATAGCCATGGAACCGGCAATGTAGAAGGCCTGTTCGCTGGAGTCGACTTCGTGGTAGGAACCGAAAACCAGCTTGACCTTAACATCGACAACCGGGAAACCGGCGACGATACCGTTCTTCATGGCATCCTGGATGCCCTTATCAACAGCGGGGATGTATTCCTTCGGAATTACGCCGCCCTTGATTTCGTCCTCGAAGGCGTAGCCATTCTCAGAATTCGGCTCGACTTCCAGAACAACGTGGCCGTACTGACCACGACCACCAGACTGCTTGGCATGCTTGACATCGACCTTGGTCGCCTGGGAAATGGTCTCCCGGTACGCCACGCGGGGAGCACCCACGTTCGCGTTCACGTTGAACTCTCTGAGAAGACGGTCAACGATGATTTCCAGGTGCAACTCGCCCATTCCGGCGATCAGGCACTGTCCGGTCTCGTCGTCAGTATGCACGCGGAAAGACGGATCTTCCTTAGCGAGCTTGACGAGAGCGTTGGACAGGTTGTCACGGTCTGCCTTGGTCTTGGGTTCGATGGCAACTTCGATAACCGGATCCGGGATGTCCAAAGACTCCAGAACAACGGCGTTCTTCAGGTCACACAGAGTGTCACCGGTTGCCAGGTTTTTGAGGCCGACAGCGGCGACGATGTCACCGGCGTATGCCTCTTTTATTTCTTCACGCTTGTTAGCGTGCATTTTCAGGAGACGACCGATGCGCTCTTTCTTGCCGGTAGCACCATTCATGAAGGTGGAACCGGACTCGATCTTACCGGAGTAAAGGCGCAGGAAGGTCAGGTGGCCAACGAACGGGTCGGTAGC of the Pseudodesulfovibrio sp. zrk46 genome contains:
- the rplW gene encoding 50S ribosomal protein L23 gives rise to the protein MDYSKVLLKPVVSEKANDAKEQSNHVAFYVHPDTNKIEVKKAVEAAFEVKVESVNIIRKKAMPRKKFGRITGRIPGYKKAYVKLAEGDKIEIFEGV
- the rpmC gene encoding 50S ribosomal protein L29; this encodes MSIKELRELDDAKLNEKLVETRQELFGIRFKHATAQLEDTRALSGAKKTIARILTIQKERQGA
- the rplV gene encoding 50S ribosomal protein L22, which produces MEAKAVAKFIRVSPRKTRLVAENIKGKGVEDALNILRFTPKKPAKILGKVLYSAISNAEQMPGVDVDSLIVDSVIVNEGPTWKRIQPRAMGRAYRIRKRTSHITIVVKEQ
- the rpsC gene encoding 30S ribosomal protein S3, with the protein product MGQKVHPYGFRLGYNKNWISRWYSKKDYGAFVLQDDQIRKFVKKKLYQAGIARLEIERAGGKVRLIIHTARPGIVIGRKGVEIEKLREELRNKFQTEFTIEVNEIRRPEVEAQLVAENIAQQLERRIAFRRAMKRTVGLARKFGAEGIKIACAGRLAGAEIARGEWYRDGRVPLHTLRADIDYGFAEAATTYGVIGVKVWIFKGEILDKEVEQ
- the rpsJ gene encoding 30S ribosomal protein S10 yields the protein MAASMASDRIRIKLRSYDYRILDKAVTEIVDTAKNTGAAIAGPVPLPTRIHRTTIQKSVHVDKKSREQFEMRIHKRLLDILEPTQQTVDALGKLSLPAGVDVEIKL
- the rpsS gene encoding 30S ribosomal protein S19; protein product: MPRSLKKGPFIDGHLMKKVEAASENQDRRVIKTWSRRSTIFPEMVGMTFAVHNGRKFIPVFVTENMVGHKLGEFSPTRTYFGHAADKKKK
- the rpsQ gene encoding 30S ribosomal protein S17, with amino-acid sequence MAEFKYKGNRRVLTGLVVSDKADKTIVVRVETLVKHPLLKKYIRRRKKFMAHDPSNDCGVGDKVQIVESRPMSKRKRWHLVQILEKAV
- the rplD gene encoding 50S ribosomal protein L4, which translates into the protein MAKLQVVDQNNTKVGDIELAPEVFEVEIQPEILNLVVRYQRAAVRQGTHATKTRGLKRGGGRKPWRQKGTGRARAGSSRSPLWRGGGITFGPQPRDYSFKVNKKVRKLALQMALSSRVSEEKLTVVKSIDLAEVKTKAFAAVADKLGLGKTLIVAKDADEKLVLSARNMPHIKVIEADKLNVYDVLLYPELVMLESAAQDVQERLK
- the rplP gene encoding 50S ribosomal protein L16, encoding MLAPKRVKFRKRQKGRLRGKAQRGNSVSFGEIGLKALEHGKITSQQIESARVAIMRHIKRGGKVWIRIFPDFPVTSKPAEVRMGKGKGAPEGWVAPVKPGRIMYEVKGVDIELAKEALKRASYKLPIKTAIVVKEGM
- the fusA gene encoding elongation factor G; translation: MARKVPRDKQRNIGIMAHIDAGKTTTTERILFYTGVSHKIGEVHDGEATMDWMVQEQERGITITSAATTCFWRDHRINIIDTPGHVDFTMEVERALRVLDGAVAVFDSVAGVEPQSETVWRQADRYQVPRMAFVNKMDRIGADFFRCVDMMKTRLGAKAVPLQLPIGAEDEFEGVVDLIEGKAYIYDHVDHGASFSTIDVPADLQDQYEEMRGEMIEAIAEEDEALLEKYMADEEITAEEIREGVRKATNALTICPVLCGTAFRNKGVQPLLDAVVDYLPSPLDIEVMKGIDPASGDEIECPCEDDKPLSALAFKLATDPFVGHLTFLRLYSGKIESGSTFMNGATGKKERIGRLLKMHANKREEIKEAYAGDIVAAVGLKNLATGDTLCDLKNAVVLESLDIPDPVIEVAIEPKTKADRDNLSNALVKLAKEDPSFRVHTDDETGQCLIAGMGELHLEIIVDRLLREFNVNANVGAPRVAYRETISQATKVDVKHAKQSGGRGQYGHVVLEVEPNSENGYAFEDEIKGGVIPKEYIPAVDKGIQDAMKNGIVAGFPVVDVKVKLVFGSYHEVDSSEQAFYIAGSMAIKEACKQAKPVLLEPIMSVEVVTPEDYLGDVMGDLNGRRGRVGEMEARPGVQVVRSFVPLSEMFGYATDLRSKTQGRATFTMQFDHYEKVPNSLAEELMTQKD
- the rplB gene encoding 50S ribosomal protein L2 → MATRKLKPTSPGRRFQTISDFAEITRTTPEKSLTKGLTKKAGRNNNGRVTMRRRGGGHKTLYRIIDFKRNKLGIPAKVAEIEYDPNRSARIALLHYADGEKRYILAPVGLNQGDQILAGEGADIKPGNAMKLSQVPTGTIVHNIELHPGKGGQFCRAAGTYAQLIAKEGKYALLRMPSGEVRKVLATCCATVGQVGNIHHENIKIGKAGRNRWLGRRPKVRGVAMNPIDHPLGGGEGRSSGGRHPVSPWGTPAKGYKTRNKKKASSKLIVKRRGQK
- the rplC gene encoding 50S ribosomal protein L3, encoding MAKTLGILGKKLGMTRIFKDDGTICPVTVIEAGPCPIMQIKTDDKEGYNALQLGYDAIAERKVNKPMKGHMAKAGKDLYRTLKEFPLDNVEEYELGQEITVDIFAVGDKIKVTGTSKGKGFQGVMKRHNFAGSRASHGAEKVHRVPGSVGNATFPGRVWKGKKMPGQMGNARVTVSNVEIVDVRPEDNVLVVKGQIPGANGGLIMLRKNG